One Micropterus dolomieu isolate WLL.071019.BEF.003 ecotype Adirondacks linkage group LG23, ASM2129224v1, whole genome shotgun sequence DNA window includes the following coding sequences:
- the defbl2 gene encoding defensin, beta-like 2 — protein MKGLSLVLLVLLLMLAVGEGNDPEMQYWTCGYRGLCRRFCYAQEYIVGHHGCPRRYRCCATRP, from the exons ATGAAGGGACTGAGCTTGGTTCTTCTTGTGCTTCTCCTGATGCTCGCAGTTGGGGAGG GCAATGATCCAGAAATGCAGTACTGGACATGTGGGTATAGAGGACTCTGCAGACGGTTCTGCTATGCTCAGGAGTACATCGTTGGTCATCATGGTTGCCCTCGAAGATACAG GTGCTGTGCTACGCGGCCTTAG